The sequence agctggagggaagaggatttaatctccattttatcgccgaggtaactgaggccacagagttaataataataatgatggcatttattaagctcttactatgtgcaaagcactgttctaagcgctggggaggttacaaggtgatcaggttggcccacggggtgggggctgacagtccagtgcttagaacagtgctttgcacatagtaagcgcttaacaaatacaatcattattattattaatcctcattttacagatgaggtaactgaggcccagagaagtgaggtgacttgccccaagtcacaaggctgacaattggaggagccgggatttgaacccatgacctgactccaaagcccgggctctttccactgtgccacgctgacttgcccgaggtcacacagcagcatgtCAATAGAAGCCTTATCTGCACCGTGCCAGGCGTATTTGCCGTTGGCATGAATTTGGGCACGGTACACCTGACGTGCTACATGAATATAATATCGGTTGCTCCGTggacccttagactgtgagcccactgttgggtagggactgtctctatatgttgccaacttgtacttcccaagcgcttagtacagtgctctgcacacagtaagcgctccataaaaacaattgattgattgagtgtaccCAAGGCTGAGGTAGTTAGGCACATTCCACTGTTACTATTTCAGTGACAGTCTGATTGACAGATGGCACCctgggcagatcatcatcatcaatcatcaatcgtatttactgagcgcttactatgtgcagagcactgtactaagcgcttgggaagtacagattggcaacatagagagacagtccctacccaacagtgggctcacagtctaaaagggggagacagagaacaaaaccaaacatactaacaaaataaaataaatagaatagatttgtacaaataaaatagagtaataaatatgtacaaacatatatacatatatacaggtgctgtggggaagggaaggaggtaagatgggggggatggagagggggacgagggggagaggaaggaaggggctcagtctgggaaggcctcggctATGAATGGGTTGAACTCCTTCCAGAAGAAGCCCGAAAAAAGACATTCTGTTACAGGAAGAATCCCAGTCGGCACAGCtcaacctatttattttacttgtacatactgactactctattttattaatgatgtgcacatagctataattctatttattctggcggttttgacacctgtctacatggtttgtttcgttgtctgcctcccccttctagactgtgagcccgttgttgggtagggaccgtctctatcatcaatcatatttattgagcgcttactgtgtgcagagcactatatgttgccgacttgtacttcccaagcgcttagtccagtgctctgcacacagtaagcgctcaataaatacgattgaatgagtgaatgaatggataacgGTGTTCAGCCTTCTGGGTTGAATTGTGACCCAAAGCAGTAGCGGAAAATTGTCCCGTCGCTAGCTGGCTCCTGAGGGATTTTTCAAAAGGGCCATTAAGTAAAATGGATTCTGCACTGAGTTTTCAAACTGGCATATGGTTTGCCAAGCATTTCAGGTTTTTTCACCAACCTCAACCCAACTCTCTGCCCTAAACTCAGGGCAGGCCCGGGCATTCGGGACATCAAAGTACTAATTGTTGGATGCCAACGTGCCAAATAGGCGGGAGGAACCCGATTCAGCCCTCCCCCAGACctcctaattcatttattcagtcgtaatgacttagtggatagagcacgggccttggagtacttcccaagcgcttagtacagtgctctgcacacagtaagcactcaaaaaatacgattgaatgagtgaatgaatgactaatggtGTTCAGCCTTCTGGGTTGAATTGTGACCCAAAGCAGTAGCAGAAAATTATCCCGTCGCTAGCTGGCTCCTGAGGGATTTTTCAAAAGGGCCATTAAGTAAAATGGATTCTGCACTGAGTTTTCAAACTGGCATATGGTTTGCCAAGCATTTCAGGTTTTTTCACCAACCTCAAACCAACTCTCTGCCCTAAACTCAGGGCAGGCCCGGGCATTCGGGACCTCAAAGTGCTAATTGTTGGATGCCAACGTGCCAAATAGGCAGGAGGAACCCGACTCAGCCCTCCCCCATACctcctaattcatttattcagtcataatgacttagtggatagagcacgggccttggagtacttcccaagcgcttagtacagtgctctgcacatagtaagcgctcaataaatacgattgatcgattgattggagtctaaaggtcctgggttcggatcctgactctgctacttaataataataatggcatttattaagcgcttactatgtgcaaagcactgttctaagcgctggggaggttacaaggtgatcaggttggcccacgtggggctcacagtcttcatccccattttacagatgaggtcactgaggcccagagaagttaagtgacttgcccaaagtcacacggctgacaggtggcggagccgggatttgtctgctgggtgaccttgggcaagtcacttcatttcactgggcctcagttacttcacctataaaatggggattagggctgtgagccccacagggcatagggactgtgtccgactagatttgtttgtatccaccccagcacttagtacagtgcctggcacatcgtaagcgcttaaataccactcttattattcttattgttaggTGAACCAGACTCACTTTTGATGAAAatgaccagatcaatcaatcaatcgtatttattgagcgcttactgtgtgcagtgcactgtactaagcgcttgggaagtacaagttggcaacatatagagacggtccctacccaacaacgggctcacagtctagaagggggagacagacaacaaaaccaaacatactaacaaaataaaataaatagaatagatatgtacaagtaaaataaataaataaataaatagagttagtgTGAAAACAAGTCAGGGGTTGCAACAATTGTAACTTTTGAGTGCTGTGAGCACAacactgtgctacgtgcttgggagagtacaatacaacatggtacaatgaatagagcacaggcctgggagccagatggtaataataacaataataataataataatggcatttaagcccttactatgtgctaagcactagctccaccacttgtcagtgtgatcttgggcaagtaacttcacttctctgtgcctcagtcacctcatctgtaaaacgggtattgagactgtgagccccacgtgggacagagaccatgtccaacctgatttgttcgtatacaccccagtgcttagtacagcgcctggcatattgtaagtgtttatccaataccacaattattattattaacaatatcatcatcatcatcaatcgtatttattgagcgcttactgtgtgcagagcactgtactaagcgcttgggaagtacaatctggcaacatataaacaataaacagacatttcctgcccacaacaagcagtatAGAGGGGGACAGCCAATACACGTCAGACTGCTCAGtttcttttttattgttatttgtaaATTACAGCCAGTATGGTccacatacagtaataataaaaggAAGGCATTGACCTTCAGCACGCGTGAGGAAAATCTTCGTGCTTACTGGGAGTGTTAGAAACACATTACGACCTTTGATCTGTATGGCTTGCTTTTTCTCTAGGATGGCCATTGAGATATACTTCATCGATCAATTCTGACTCATGCTGTGTCAAACTTGGACCCGGTGCCACAGAAGAATTTGTTTCTGGGTTTTAAgcgtcaatcagtccatcaatcaatagtaataataatgatgatgatggcatttgttaagcgcttactatgtgcaaatcatgaggccttcccagattgagccccctccttcctcgccccctccttacctccttcccctccccacagcacctgtatatatgtatatatgtttgtacgtatttattactctatttatttgtacatatttattctatttattttattttgttaatatgttttgttttgttctctgtctcccccttctagactgtgagcccactcttgggtagagactgtctctatatgttgccaacttgtacttcccaagcgcttagtacagtgctctgctcacagtaagcgctcaataaatacgactgatgatgaagcgcttagtacagtgctctgcacacagtaagtgctcaataaatacgattgaatgaatggtctaagcactgggggatacaaggtgatcacattgttccacgaggggctcacagtcttaatccccattttacagatagtatttagtgcacagtaaatagtatttattgcatgcttactgtgtgcagagcactgtactaagcgcttcggagagtacggcAAGAGTCAACAGATgtgtcccctgtcccacaggaccaTTTGCTTTAGTCGGAAAACAGGCTGTGTGCTGGGCAAAAGTGTGAGGCTCCAGATGGACAgtgtcctagctctgccataagGGCTGGAGGGTTTTGGGGGGGAATCGGGGAGAAAGGGGACACATCAGGAATCTTGCTAACTGCCTTCAAGAGAAGGCTTGAGGCACGGTGACGCTCCACAAGCCCCCAAACTGGGGTTTGGAAGGGGTCACGGGGTATACGACGGGTCAGTGATGCTGCGACTTTTCTTGCTGAAACGTATTTAGAACCTCGGCACGAAGCAGCAGGAGATAAAAAAAAGTTGTGGCTGTGGGGAGAATGGTTCTGATTAAGGAGTTTTCTCCACGGCTATTCCCATTGGCCCTCGGCCTGGTTGAATACCAAGAAAATAATCAGATTTACGCTCAGGGTACACCCACTCAGAGCCCTTGAAGGGCACATGACTTCAGTTTTGGCCCGGGACTTTGGCTTGTGATACTTCCACTCCCAAGAAAGATAGAGAGATCAACCTCATTGGAATGAATACGTACATCACAGACCCTAAAGCTTAGGAATGCTGAAACCACTCAAAAGAAAGAGGGTACTCTGGTTTAATGACTACAttctaatataataatggcatttgttaagcgcttactatgtgcaaagcactgttctaagcgctgggggggggatacaaggtgatcaggttgtcccgcgtggggctcacagtcatcgatTATAAACCGATCCAAACCAAGAGTGCATCGAAAAACTATCATTTTCTGGTTCTTAAAAAAGACAAAAACCACCTCAAAAGATGTTGAGAAAGCAGTTACGATGCTTTAATCCATTTAATAATATTCTCCAAATGATATATAAACACCATTTCACATCATCTGGTACAGGAACATCCTTCATACGAAACAAAGTTTCTCCTATCACGTACTGTGCACAGTATAAGTCTTACATTTCACTAGTTATGGGCTTTTTATAAATAATACCATGAACCGCTGATTAAATATAAATACAGTAGTTGAGTGCATATGCTAGAAAGTTGTAACGAAGTAGAAAAACTTAAGAAAAGCTAAATACCGCAACTGCTTAGATACATTCGGTACTCTCGACGTGGAACAGGGCAATGGAAAAGATCAAAATCTTTTCACCATCCAACAGGAACTTCAGTTCTGTAAATCCCCTGACAGAGTCCAGGCTAAATTCAATCGTAACTTTTGGACGAATCAAAAATCCAATTCCCCAAACCCAATTTGACTCACTTCTTAAAGGTCAATCACCAGACCGGGCATTCTCAGCTTTTGCAGAGGACTGAGCTTTTAGATCCTCAGGTAGGATGGAAGAAAATGATGGATCGCCTCAGTCAAATCGACTGCGATTTGACTGTCGATTTCATGACCAAAGAGACGTCGACGATATGGAGTCTTCTGTTACAACAGCCCCTTAAGACGAATCGTCACGTTAAGCCAAAGATGCCTTTGCCCCCCTCCTGAGTAGAAAATAAAGCCGAGCCCTTTCGATTTCCTCAAGATTCCCTTGAGGGTTTCTGCGCCGGCTTGGAAAGCAGTCAAGAAAACTCGAGTTGGATCACCTGACCTGCAAGCCTTTGTAAATACGTCCTCAAGCAAAACAAATTTGGCAAATATGCCGCCCGAATATAGAGTCCGCAGAGAAAGACCGTGCACATCCAGTTTTTGTTCTGTTTAAACCTTGAATGAAAAGAATGCCAAGTCTCCCAACTAATGTGCAATGGGAAACGGGGAATGTTCTAATTCAGGACCGAGCAGTTACGGCTGGACTTTACCACTGGAATTGACCAGGATGGAGGAAACAGGTTTATAGCTGTAAATAATCCACAATTACTGTGCGGAAGTACCAGTTTCCAAGTAGTCTGATACATATAGATCAAATGAGCTCCCAAAAGGTAACGTGTGCATATTTAGCATATGtatttccttctacttagacacaGTGGGTATAAGTGATACCCTTCGCTGAGACTGATCAAATAAGGTATACTGGCCGATGATACCGCGATCGATTAGTAAATATAAGACATGCATATTCTGAACATTCCTATTTACAGGCCACAGAATGTTTAAAGCACTTGGTAATTTTTAAATCAGAGGAGATCTGAAACTGACTTGACGCTGTGGAGGAAAAGCATACGTCTctatctttccttctcctcccattgCAAACTTCCCAAACACAGGGCATAATTTAAACTCAACAattgatgacttttttttttttttcaaatcaccAACAAGACATTAAAGAGATCCCCCTCCCACTTGGAGAGAACATTAAAATCTCATCAAACCTGCGGGGAACTCCCTGATGTGAAACTGTGATGGAGTTGGCAAAGTGCTTTTAATCACTTCAGGATACATCACAGTTATCCCAACTGAAGATTTTCTCATCTTTGGCAAGTGCCAGATACTCACTTTTATTTCACGTGTAGATGCTGCAAAACGTTTCCTGgatatctcccccctcccccctttaatACAAGATAATGGTAAGATGCAAAACGGCAGTCTAAACACGCTTAAATTATATCATGGGAGAGCAACAAAATATGATCCATTTTTCTAAAGGATATCAAAATGCTTTTCAGAGTACTTCAGACTTCTTACTTTTGGGGTCTTAAATGCTTGTATTCGATAGCTATCGTTTTTCCCCCGGACAGATATGGACGAATAATGTGCAAATGCTcacaagtggaaaaaaaaattgcacaACGGAAGAACGACCTCAAAAAGCTTCAGGTtggtgaagggaaaaaaaaaaccccaaaacattaaATAGAAACTGGCTGGTAGTGCTATCTGTCAGCGAACGGCCTTTTCTCCTTTCAACGGCCTGGACGCCACGCAccgtttgtttttctttttcctgtctACGTCTATTCAAGACCTCAGCCCGGGTTGTCGTTCGCGGATTGACGGAAGGAAATCTATCCTTAAAAATATGTTTAATCTGAGGGGTCTCTCCTCAGAGTGCTTCTTTGCCAATTTGAGATCACCCCTGCTTTGCCCGGGCGAAAGCCTTAAACTCTGCCACCGTCCTGGATAAATACGCTTGCCGGCCCCTGCCCCGTCTCCCCGGTTCTAGGAAGCTATTTAGGGCATCAAACGAGTGTACGTTTGGACCCCCCCCCGCCACGCCCGGGACCCTCCACCTGTTCTTCGGTTAGCATCTTCATCCGGTGGCCCCCGGGGAAGCCCTACTCCCGGTGTCGACACGCACCGACGACGTGGGAGTTGAACTGGACCACGATAATGGTGATGTCGTCCCGGTACATCCGGGCGAGCTCTTCGGGAAGACTGAGCATCTTGGAGAGGCGCTCGTGATCGACCGCCCCGAACTCGTTGTTGCCGACGGCGTGGCGGATGAGGTGGGTGGCCGCGTTCTGATCCTCGAACGCGGAGGAGATCTTGGCCCTCCTCTCCGTCAGGAGGCCCTGCATctggcccagggtcaccttgtagcccccgacGGCGATGGGCTGCTGGTGGTGGACGCCCGTCAGGTACTCGCCCACGATCCTGACCACGTCCTGCCTGTGCATGGTCTCCCAGAGCCCGTCGGTGGCCAACACCAGGAATTTGTCCTGGGGCCTCAGCCGGTGGTGGACGACCTCCGGCTCGGCGGTGAGGTAGGGGGGCGTGTGGTAGTTGGGCGGGATGAACTTGGTGTACTCGTTGTCGTTCAGCTGGTCGGGGCCCGACTCGATGACCCTCTTCTGGAGGTCGATGCTCCACTTGAACTTGACGTCGCCGAAGGCCCGGAAGGGCATGAGCAGGCCCAGCAGCCGGTCCTGCTTCACCACGCTCTTCTCCTCGGCCTTGGGGTGCTCCAGCCTCAGCCGCGCCACCTCGTCCTCGTTCTGCGCGTTGTGGTCGTGGGACAGGGTGAGGGCCGACCAGGAGCCGTCCTCCTCCTGGACGCCCAGCATGGCGCGGCTGTCCCCGGTGTTGGCCACGTGCAGGTCGACGCCGTCCACGTGGGCCACGCAGGCCGTGGCCCCGGAGAAGGCCACCCGCAGCACCAGGTAGTTGAGGAAAGAGTTGGGGTCCCCGACCTGCGCCTCCAGGGAGATGTCGTTGTCCAGCCTCTTGAAGGCGTTGACGAGGGCCTCCTTGACGTCGGCGGTCTCCCCCGTGTTGAGGTCTATCAGCTCCTGCCAGTAAGTCCGCAGGCTGTTGAAATACAGCTTGGAGGCCTCCCTGCTGAAGTAATCGTTGGGGTGCTTGTGCCACTGGAGGATGGGCAGGAGGGCTCGCCCGCTCTCCACCGCGTTCTCGATCTCCAGCAGGGTCTCGTGAGGCAAGAGGGAGACGGCGATGTAGTAGAAGAGCCTCTCGCTGACCGCCTGGGAACAGGCGCAGCCGGCGTGGCCGTCGAACACCCCGAGGAGCATGCCCCGGGTCTGCAGGCACGTGGCCGCGCTCCTCCGGTCCTCGATGGGGGCGTTGGCCGGCAGCTGGTTGCTGTCGAACCCCAGGACGGAGCTGACGTTTTTCCCGTCGAATTCCGGGACCTTGAAGCTGTACTCGTTGGCCTTCAGGATGCTGTTGACCTGCGGCGGGGTGAGGTAAAACCTCTGGGGCGTGGACGCGTACCGCCGGGCCGAGGCGTACTGCTTGAAGCCCTCCCTGGGCCGCCAGAAAGTGGCGAACGCCGTCTGGGGCGCGTACCTCGGCCGGCCCGGGGAGACGTGCGGGGCGGAGCAGCAGAGGTGCTGGTGGTGGCAGTAGCAGGCGCCGCCGTACAGCCTGCTCAGCTCACAGTTCCGCAGCAGGGGGAAGAACAGCTGCGTCGGGGCCGGCATCGCATCGGAGAGCAGGGGCAGCCGGGAGCTTCGCACCGGAATCGCtacgggggaaacagacagaggGGCCCGCGGCCGGTCAGGGGATGGCCACGACCCCCCCGGCCGGCGCGGCCCCCCCACGCCCTTTTCCCGCTTCCTCTACTGGTGGGAGAAAACCCTGGCTTCCTCCGGTCGCTTCCCTCGGCTGCCCGTCGACCGTCTCGCCGTCTACTGTCGACTCCCCTGGGTTGGGCGCAGGCAGGGAAAGCAAGTAAAACTTAAACCGgtccattccaccacttgcccggaGGCCTGGCAAGGAGACGGGTGAACAGAGAGTACTCTTGGGATTACGATCTGGGAATCTCACCTACACGGTCGCTGGCGGCGGGGACGGACTGAGAACTCAGGGCCAGATCGTGACAGCGGCAGACGGCGTTCCCAATGGAAACGGCGCTCGACCCTcgggctccctccctcttcgagcCAAGAGCACCGAGTTCAGAGCCCCGGGGTCCCTTGGAGTCAGACCCTGAGGGGCTCGGGGGGGCCAGCCACCTTCCCTTCAGTcagtcccttccctctgccccactgGGCTAGGCGGTGGGCTACCAAATTTGGATAGAACTTGTTATTCGGCGGAGGAACCGGATCGGACCCTGGGAAACTGGCCTCTGCAGAGCTGCGATCCACTTTGCCTACTAATACGGCAAATTTTTCTCATCAGCTTTAGGGAAATTTAAGGGCATTAATCTCCCCGAATTGTTGGTAGTAGAACGAGCAGATTATGCTGTGAAATTTAGGAGGGAAGCCCCATCACGTATCCAATTGTCCTCATTAATAAACTCTGCTTCCAGACACAGAAGAATAGAGTGCTGGACCCCCAATCATTCAGACACTTCAATCAACCGAGCCGATTCCAATAATTCGGACTAGAAGATGGCTTAAAAAAAGAAATTCTAATCTCCCTCCCTAACAAGAGATCCAAATCCTCTCGACCCCCAAGATTCCACTTCCCTCGGTCTGACGGTGACGGCCTTGGGAAGCTGCTTGGAATGAGGAGAAAAtacaggagagagatcaggaggaGAAAAGATCATTTCTGCCTCCACTGAGGAAACCAGTCTAAAAGAAATGCGAAGATCGGTTCTAAGCGTTAATTACCGTTTGCAATTTTCGTAATCTGAAAGACCAAGGACCGGGGAAAGTTAACCCCAAGAAAACCCACATCCCAGGCTTTAatgtatacaatatataataatcgCTCTCCCTTTTACGCCCCACTAAGAGAGGAAATGTCTTCAAAGTGGGATGAGAAATATTCTGATTTGTACTACAGAACGTTTCACGAAATGCAAGCCGGCTTTGGCATATGGAGgcaggtggaatttcaggaacGAGAACCAAATAACAAGCATCTTGATTGCTGTCCAGAAAGCAATTCCTTACAACGCTGTCGAGGGTCTGCCCTTTCGGTTCTGACAGCATTAACGGGGTCCCTTCAAACTGCCTTACTGTACCGGAAAGTCAAGTAAAGGTTAAGCTTAGGTGCCCGTGCCAGGAGGAGGGCATAAATGAGGACGGACCACATGATACTGGCTCTTTGCCATTCAAAGATGTTTTCTCTGTTTACACTTGTAACGCAGACAGCGAGGCAGCCTACTTTGAAAACGTTTTATTGTAACCGTCAATATTTTcagttgctcacagtcttcattaaaAGAATAGGCTACTCTCCATTAGGAGactaaaaatattttccttttcgTCTTAATGGGGAGAGTTGACAACTTGCCCTAACTTGTATCCTTAACATTCttacagaagggggaaaaaaaattactgggaacaatcaatcgtatttattgagcgcttactgtgtgcagagcactgtactaagcgcttggtaagtacaagttggcaacatatagatacagtccctacccaacagtgggctcacagtctagaaggggaacactGATGAACTGAAAATAAATTCTGATTATGCCTGTCtagcaaaaaaaccaaaaacaaaaaaaacaaaccacaaaaTTTCTCTGGTAAGAAACTTCATcaggaggggaaaataaaaatctTCAAGACCAGCTCTTCTGCTACAGTAAAACTACTTTACCTTTAGACTTTCCTGCTCTCTAGAGGGTTTCTGAAAGAAGGCTTGAGTACTGTTCTAGAAGCATATAGTACAGACTGTGCAGTAcctgcagtattcattcaatggtaaagGTTTATCGCACTGctctattttggaaaaaaaaaatactcccaAGGTGGATTTATTTCTGGCTCTTAGGCAAAAGTGCATGCTAAGACTGTGAATCTGTCcccatgtcaatcagtcaatcaatgctattcattgaatgtttactgtgtgaagagcattgtactaaacgcttgggagaataaaatactacAGGGTaggctagacacattccctgctcacaacgaagcaatcaatcaatcaatcgtatttattgagcgcttactgtgtgcagagcactgtactaagcgcttgggaagtacaagttggcaacatatagagacggtccctacccaacagtgggctcacagtctaaaaggaggagacagagaacaaaaccaaacatactaataaaataaaataaatagaatagatatgtacaggtaaaataaataaaaagagtaattaatatgtacaaacatatatacatatatacaggaagtagcgaggaagccgcgtggcctcgtagaaagagcacgggcctcggtgttcattcggaggacctgggttctaatcccagttctgccactgaggcaagtcatgtgcctcagttccctcatctgtaaaatgggggttaagactgtgagccccatatggaacatggaccgtgtccaaccagattaatttgcatctataccagcccttagtacagtggcatgtagtaagcacttaaacaaaaaaaaccccaagctcacagtctagaggggaagacagatattaatccgAACAATcgacaatatataatttatagatatgtacataaatgcttttgtGGGGTgcccaaacagtaataataataataataatggcatttattaagcgcttactatgtgcaaagcactgttctaagcgctggggaggttacaaggtgatcaggttgtcccacgtggggtttacagtcttaatccccattttacagatgaggtaactaaggcccagagaagttaagtgacctgcccaaagtcacacggctgacaagtggcggagccgggatttgaacccacgacctctgactccaaagcccgtgctctttccattgagccatgctgcttctcagtacagatCCAAGCGGATggacggcacagaagggagagggagtagaggaaaaaggacttaatcgggaaaggcctcttggaaatcaatcaatattgagcacttttacaatgcagaacacttgggagagtacaaaaaaaatcggcagacacgttccctgacagacattaatacgaataaataatttaaaatatataaagatatgtacaaaagtgctgaagggtcaggggtggggcaaatatcaaatgtccaaaggtcagagatccaagtgcacagaagaCTCAAAAGGGAGAGTGAGTCTGGGAAAAgagtaatcgg is a genomic window of Tachyglossus aculeatus isolate mTacAcu1 chromosome 4, mTacAcu1.pri, whole genome shotgun sequence containing:
- the PDP1 gene encoding pyruvate dehyrogenase phosphatase catalytic subunit 1 isoform X4 produces the protein MPAPTQLFFPLLRNCELSRLYGGACYCHHQHLCCSAPHVSPGRPRYAPQTAFATFWRPREGFKQYASARRYASTPQRFYLTPPQVNSILKANEYSFKVPEFDGKNVSSVLGFDSNQLPANAPIEDRRSAATCLQTRGMLLGVFDGHAGCACSQAVSERLFYYIAVSLLPHETLLEIENAVESGRALLPILQWHKHPNDYFSREASKLYFNSLRTYWQELIDLNTGETADVKEALVNAFKRLDNDISLEAQVGDPNSFLNYLVLRVAFSGATACVAHVDGVDLHVANTGDSRAMLGVQEEDGSWSALTLSHDHNAQNEDEVARLRLEHPKAEEKSVVKQDRLLGLLMPFRAFGDVKFKWSIDLQKRVIESGPDQLNDNEYTKFIPPNYHTPPYLTAEPEVVHHRLRPQDKFLVLATDGLWETMHRQDVVRIVGEYLTGVHHQQPIAVGGYKVTLGQMQGLLTERRAKISSAFEDQNAATHLIRHAVGNNEFGAVDHERLSKMLSLPEELARMYRDDITIIVVQFNSHVVGACRHRE
- the PDP1 gene encoding pyruvate dehyrogenase phosphatase catalytic subunit 1 isoform X2 → MKMEVFTSEQKGTKAIPVRSSRLPLLSDAMPAPTQLFFPLLRNCELSRLYGGACYCHHQHLCCSAPHVSPGRPRYAPQTAFATFWRPREGFKQYASARRYASTPQRFYLTPPQVNSILKANEYSFKVPEFDGKNVSSVLGFDSNQLPANAPIEDRRSAATCLQTRGMLLGVFDGHAGCACSQAVSERLFYYIAVSLLPHETLLEIENAVESGRALLPILQWHKHPNDYFSREASKLYFNSLRTYWQELIDLNTGETADVKEALVNAFKRLDNDISLEAQVGDPNSFLNYLVLRVAFSGATACVAHVDGVDLHVANTGDSRAMLGVQEEDGSWSALTLSHDHNAQNEDEVARLRLEHPKAEEKSVVKQDRLLGLLMPFRAFGDVKFKWSIDLQKRVIESGPDQLNDNEYTKFIPPNYHTPPYLTAEPEVVHHRLRPQDKFLVLATDGLWETMHRQDVVRIVGEYLTGVHHQQPIAVGGYKVTLGQMQGLLTERRAKISSAFEDQNAATHLIRHAVGNNEFGAVDHERLSKMLSLPEELARMYRDDITIIVVQFNSHVVGACRHRE
- the PDP1 gene encoding pyruvate dehyrogenase phosphatase catalytic subunit 1 isoform X1, which produces MLPAPCCDDRRMCVCPGPRRIAIPVRSSRLPLLSDAMPAPTQLFFPLLRNCELSRLYGGACYCHHQHLCCSAPHVSPGRPRYAPQTAFATFWRPREGFKQYASARRYASTPQRFYLTPPQVNSILKANEYSFKVPEFDGKNVSSVLGFDSNQLPANAPIEDRRSAATCLQTRGMLLGVFDGHAGCACSQAVSERLFYYIAVSLLPHETLLEIENAVESGRALLPILQWHKHPNDYFSREASKLYFNSLRTYWQELIDLNTGETADVKEALVNAFKRLDNDISLEAQVGDPNSFLNYLVLRVAFSGATACVAHVDGVDLHVANTGDSRAMLGVQEEDGSWSALTLSHDHNAQNEDEVARLRLEHPKAEEKSVVKQDRLLGLLMPFRAFGDVKFKWSIDLQKRVIESGPDQLNDNEYTKFIPPNYHTPPYLTAEPEVVHHRLRPQDKFLVLATDGLWETMHRQDVVRIVGEYLTGVHHQQPIAVGGYKVTLGQMQGLLTERRAKISSAFEDQNAATHLIRHAVGNNEFGAVDHERLSKMLSLPEELARMYRDDITIIVVQFNSHVVGACRHRE
- the PDP1 gene encoding pyruvate dehyrogenase phosphatase catalytic subunit 1 isoform X3, with translation MCVCPGPRRIAIPVRSSRLPLLSDAMPAPTQLFFPLLRNCELSRLYGGACYCHHQHLCCSAPHVSPGRPRYAPQTAFATFWRPREGFKQYASARRYASTPQRFYLTPPQVNSILKANEYSFKVPEFDGKNVSSVLGFDSNQLPANAPIEDRRSAATCLQTRGMLLGVFDGHAGCACSQAVSERLFYYIAVSLLPHETLLEIENAVESGRALLPILQWHKHPNDYFSREASKLYFNSLRTYWQELIDLNTGETADVKEALVNAFKRLDNDISLEAQVGDPNSFLNYLVLRVAFSGATACVAHVDGVDLHVANTGDSRAMLGVQEEDGSWSALTLSHDHNAQNEDEVARLRLEHPKAEEKSVVKQDRLLGLLMPFRAFGDVKFKWSIDLQKRVIESGPDQLNDNEYTKFIPPNYHTPPYLTAEPEVVHHRLRPQDKFLVLATDGLWETMHRQDVVRIVGEYLTGVHHQQPIAVGGYKVTLGQMQGLLTERRAKISSAFEDQNAATHLIRHAVGNNEFGAVDHERLSKMLSLPEELARMYRDDITIIVVQFNSHVVGACRHRE